The following are encoded together in the Lactuca sativa cultivar Salinas chromosome 1, Lsat_Salinas_v11, whole genome shotgun sequence genome:
- the LOC111885154 gene encoding LOW QUALITY PROTEIN: heat shock 70 kDa protein 3 (The sequence of the model RefSeq protein was modified relative to this genomic sequence to represent the inferred CDS: substituted 1 base at 1 genomic stop codon), whose amino-acid sequence MYRKIGATIGIDLGTTYSCAGARQNDQVEIISNDQRNMTIPSCVAFTNGRRLIGEGAKNQITMNPTNTIYDAKRLIGRRFNDTKLQXDIKLWPFNVIKGIRDILMIVASHNGEENEFSSEEISSMVLIKLKEVAEKFLGKTVHDAVITVPAYFDDSQRQATKDVGHVAGLNVLQIINEPTSTAIAYGLDMKNHIARDINVHIFDLGGDTFDVSLVTIDKKGTITVKVVVGHTHLGGQDIDNAMFDYFVEQFKRKHKVDISVNKKAPSRLKEACEKEKRVLSSIIDTTIDIDNSHDGVDFSMRISRAKFKKLNEDFFSNCIKMVETCLGDEKMNKKQIDEVVLVGGSTGIPKVQQLLKDFFQGKELFKKIHVDEVVAYGATVLAAKLTGYSGKRVRNLVLIDVVPLSLSIEIYGGYFSVLIKRNSPIPAKKEGIYVNVKD is encoded by the exons ATGTATAGAAAAATTGGTGCAACTATTGGTATTGACCTTGGAACAACATATTCTTGTGCGGGTGCTCGGCAAAATGACCAAGTTGAGATCATATCCAATGATCAAAGAAATATGACTATTCCATCTTGTGTTGCTTTCACGAATGGCAGACGTCTAATAGGTGAAGGTGCAAAGAACCAGATTACTATGAACCCCACCAACACCATTTATG ATGCAAAAAGATTGATTGGAAGAAGATTCAATGATACCAAACTTCAGTAAGACATCAAGTTATGGCCTTTTAATGTCATAAAAGGTATTAGAGACATTCTGATGATTGTAGCTTCACATAACGGTGAAGAGAACGAGTTTTCTTCAGAGGAGATTTCATCTATGGTTCTTATTAAATTGAAAGAAGTTGCAGAGAAATTCCTTGGTAAAACTGTACATGACGCAGTCATCACAGTACCAGCTTATTTTGATGATTCCCAACGCCAAGCAACAAAGGATGTTGGTCATGTTGCTGGACTTAATGTTCTACAGATAATCAATGAGCCAACCTCAACAGCAATTGCATATGGATTAGACATGAAAAATCATATAGCTCGTGACATAAATGTGCACATCTTTGATTTAGGTGGTGATACATTTGATGTCTCTCTTGTCACCATTGATAAGAAGGGTACGATAACAGTTAAGGTTGTTGTTGGTCACACTCACTTAGGTGGCCAGGACATTGATAACGCAATGTTTGACTATTTTGTCGAACAATTCAAGAGAAAGCACAAGGTAGACATCAGTGTGAATAAAAAAGCACCATCTCGGTTGAAGGAAGCttgtgaaaaagaaaaaagagtTCTCTCTTCAATTATTGATACTACTATCGATATTGACAACTCGCATGATGGTGTTGATTTTTCTATGAGAATATCTCGTGCAAAGTTTAAAAAGCTTAATGAAGATTTCTTTAGTAATTGTATAAAGATGGTGGAGACGTGTTTGGGTGatgaaaaaatgaataaaaaacagATAGATGAGGTAGTATTAGTTGGTGGGTCAACTGGGATACCCAAGGTACAACAATTGTTGAAAGACTTCTTCCAAGGAAAAGAGCTTTTTAAGAAGATCCATGTTGATGAGGTAGTTGCGTATGGTGCAACAGTTCTTGCTGCAAAATTAACTGGCTATAGCGGTAAAAGAGTTCGCAACCTAGTGTTGATAGATGTTGTGCCTTTGTCACTTAGTATTGAAATTTATGGTGgctatttttctgttttaattaaaagaaattcCCCAATACCAGCCAAGAAGGAAGGAATTTATGTTAATGTTAAGGATTAA
- the LOC111885155 gene encoding heat shock 70 kDa protein 4-like yields MAKDSNWLGKFDDTVPPLLKGLSQVDVIFDNDANGILNWSGVELTTGLKKGIIVTNHKDMRSTRNIEKMLDDAHKYKLQDEENKKKVFVHNAFEDYLYDVKRKIKKIGNTTKMFTKKELEIMEIAIEKANEILNESQLVGFDEYQKELNQLEKVCLPIVVQHV; encoded by the coding sequence ATGGCCAAAGACAGTAATTGGCTAGGAAAATTCGATGATACAGTCCCACCTCTACTAAAGGGGTTGTCACAGGTAGACGTGATCTTTGACAATGATGCTAATGGTATTTTAAATTGGTCAGGAGTGGAATTAACAACTGGCCTAAAAAAAGGGATTATAGTTACCAATCACAAGGACATGCGTTCGACAAGAAATATCGAAAAAATGCTAGATGATGCTCACAAGTACAAATTACAAGATGAGGAGAACAAGAAGAAGGTTTTTGTACATAATGCATTCGAGGACTACCTTTATGATGTGAAAAGAAAAATCAAGAAAATAGGAAACACTACCAAGATGTTTACTAAGAAAGAACTGGAAATAATGGAAATTGCCATAGAAAAAGCAAACGAAATTCTTAATGAAAGCCAACTTGTGGGTTTTGATGAGTATCAAAAGGAGCTAAATCAGTTGGAAAAGGTATGCCTGCCAATCGTTGTCCAACATGTTTAA